Proteins from one Telopea speciosissima isolate NSW1024214 ecotype Mountain lineage chromosome 1, Tspe_v1, whole genome shotgun sequence genomic window:
- the LOC122670777 gene encoding bifunctional dTDP-4-dehydrorhamnose 3,5-epimerase/dTDP-4-dehydrorhamnose reductase-like, producing the protein MGFESNGSASDKPLKFLIYGRTGWIGGFLGKLCKAQGIEFAYGTGRLENRNSLESDIATVRPTHVFNAAGVTGRPNVDWCESHKVETIRANVVGTLTLADVCREKGLILINYATGCIFEYNKDYPLGSGIGFKEEDIPNFIGSFYSKTKAMVEDLLKNYENVCTLRVRMPISSDLSNPRNFITKIARYEKVVDIPNSMTILDELLPISIKMAQRNLTGIYNFTNPGVVSHNEILEMYREYIDPKFTWKNFTLEEQAKVIIAPRSNNELDTTKLKQEFPELLSIKESLIKYVFKPNQKTSAA; encoded by the exons ATGGGTTTTGAATCAAATGGATCTGCATCGGATAAGCCATTGAAGTTCCTGATCTACGGCCGCACCGGATGGATTGGAGGTTTCCTGGGTAAGCTCTGCAAGGCTCAGGGCATCGAATTCGCCTACGGTACAGGTCGTCTTGAGAACCGAAATTCATTGGAGTCTGACATCGCCACCGTCCGGCCAACTCATGTCTTCAACGCTGCTGGCGTCACTGGTCGACCTAATGTCGACTGGTGCGAATCCCATAAGGTGGAGACCATCCGCGCCAATGTCGTTGGAACCCTAACCCTTGCTGATGTTTGCAGAGAGAAAGGCTTGATCTTGATCAATTATGCAACCGGTTGTATCTTCGAGTACAATAAGGACTACCCGCTTGGTTCTGGGATCGGATTCAAGGAGGAGGATATCCCGAATTTTATTGGATCCTTCTATTCCAAGACCAAGGCCATG GTGGAAGATCTACTTAAGAACTATGAGAATGTCTGCACTCTTCGAGTCAGGATGCCCATTTCATCAGATTTGTCCAACCCTCGAAACTTTATCACAAAGATTGCTCGATATGAGAAGGTGGTCGACATTCCCAATTCAATGACAATCTTGGATGAACTCCTGCCGATCTCCATCAAGATGGCACAGAGGAACCTCACTGGAATCTATAATTTCACCAACCCTGGAGTTGTCAGCCACAATGAGATATTGGAGATGTACAGGGAATACATAGACCCAAAGTTCACGTGGAAGAATTTTACCCTGGAGGAGCAGGCAAAAGTTATCATTGCTCCTCGGAGCAACAATGAACTGGATACAACTAAACTGAAGCAGGAATTCCCAGAACTTCTATCCATTAAGGAGTCGCTCATAAAGTATGTATTCAAGCCAAATCAGAAGACTTCTGCAGCTTGA